Within Thermus sp. CCB_US3_UF1, the genomic segment CCAGGAACCAGGCCAGTCGGACCTGCCGCTGCGTCAGCATGATGCCTAAGGATAATCCGCCGGGGGGCCTGGGGCCCCCCGGGAGGGGATTGGGCTAGCGCAGGATGCGGCGGATACGGCCCTCGAGGTCCCGCACCGCCGCCTCCCCGGTCTTCCGACCGGTGAGGGCGCTGTGGACCTCGGTCCAGATGGCCTCGGAAACCTGGTTGTACCGGGCCCCGGCCACGTCAGAGGGACGGGAAACGGCGTTCTGGAAGACAGGAAGGAGGTCGCGGAACCAGGCGTTCCTGGCCAGCACGTCCCGGTCGGTGTAAAGGGCTGGCCGGGTAGGCAGGCGGGAAAGCCTTACGGCGTTATCCTTTTGTACCTCGTAGGAGGCCAGGTACTTGACCAGGTCGGCGGCCTCCTTGGGGTAGCGGCTGTAGGCGGAAACCATAAGCTGCCACCCTCCCAGGGTGGCGGCATTGGGGGCATCGGCCCCGCCCTTGGGCAGCACGGTAACGGCGAACTTGCCCCGGATGGGGCTCCCTTCCGCCTGGCCCAAGGCGTAAGCGTAGGGCCAGTTGCGCATGAAGAGGGCGTTCCCTTGCTGCCAGACGTTCCTGGCCTCTTCCTCGGCGTAGCTGGTGACCCCGGAAGGGGCAATGGTGCCCACAAAGCGGCGCACGGTGTTCAAGGCCAGGGCGGCCCGGCCGTTGTTCACGCTGATGGTCCCGTCGGGCTCCACGATGCGCCCGCCCTTATGGGAGTAAATCCATTCCAGGGCGTCGCAGGTGAGGCCCTCATAGGCCTTGCCCTGGAAGACGAAGCCCCAGAAGTCGCGGTTGCCCGCCTTGCGCTCCCCCTCCATCACCTTCTGGGCCATCTGCTCCAGCTCGGCCCAGGTGCGGGGCGGGTTCTTGTAGCCGTACTTCTCCAGCAGGTCCTTGCGGTAGTAGAGGATACCGGCATCGGTGAAGAAGGGAATGGAGGTGAGCTTGCCCCGAATGGTGTTGTTCTGGACGATCCGGGGGAAGAACTCCCTGAGCTCGGCCTCGGAGAAGTAGGCCTTCAGGTCGGCGGCGTGGGGGGCCACGATACCCGGCCAGATCACGTCGATCATGTAGACGTCCACATCTGGGCTCTTGGCCGCCCAGTACTGCTGGTAGAGGGCCAGACGATCGTTGGTGTCCGCCGGGGCATCGATGTACTCCACCCGGGTGCCCGTCTTCTTACCCCAGGCCTCTACCATCTCCTTCATCCAGCGGCCGCCCTCCCCCACGGCGGTGGAGTCCCCCGCCACCCGGATGATGGGGCCCGCTTGCGCCCGCACCGCCGCTGGACCCAGGACCAGACTGGCCGCCAGACCCACCCCTGCCTTCTTGAGAAACTCCCTACGCCTCATACGCAACCTCCTACTGGAAGCTTTTCCAAAGGGATTTTACCCCCACCTCCTCCTGGCGTCAACGGTCCTAAGGGGCGCTTGGGGTCTGGACGTCAGACCCAGGCCAGCTCCAGGCGGGCCTCGAGGTGCCCCACGGGGAGGCCGCGGTGGTTGCGCACCTCGGGCCGGTCCCAAGGGGTGGGGCCGGGGTCCAGGCCCAGGGCGCGCAACAGGGCCACCACCATCACCTCCCGGGCCTGGGCCGAGCCATCCTCCACCTTGAGGGCCACGCCCAAGGGCCCCCTGGGGGTTTCCGGAAGGGCTAGCCCGTAGTAGCCGTCGGCCCCCCGCTTGGCCAGGAGGGGAAGGCGTTCCATCAGGAGGGTGTCAATGCTCCCTGGGCCCGCCACCAGCTCCGGATGGCGGCGCATGGCCTCCCCCACCCGCCTTAGGGGCTCCCGGTAGGCCGCAGGGGCCTTTTTCGGGTCCGCCAGGAAGTAAAAGGCCCGGGCCGCCCGGGCCAAGGGCAGGGCAAAGGTGGGCACGCTGCACCCGTCCGTGGCCCAGAGGGGCTCTCCCCCCGCCAGCTCGGCCAGGGTCCGGCGGTTCAGGAGCTGGACGGGGTGGTCGGGGCGCTCGTACCCCTCCGGGGGTACCCCCAGGGCCAAGGCGGCGGCCAGCATGCCCGCGTGCTTCCCCGAGCAGTTGTGGTGGAGGGGGGTGGGCTTTTGTCCCGCTTCCTCCAGGGCCTTCCGGGCCTCCTTGGAAAAGGGGGGGTGGACCCCGCAGGCCAGGCGCTCCGGCCCTAGGGCCAGCTTTTCCAGAAAACGGGCGGCCACGGCCACGTGCCTGGGGGTGCCGTCGTGGCTGGCGGTGGCCAGGGCCACCTCCTCTTCCGTGAGGCCAAAGCGCTCCGCCGCCCCGGTGAGGAAAAGGGCCAGGGCCTGGAAGGGCTTGGCCGAGGAGCGGAGGTAGCTAAGGCGGGTGGGGTCCCCGGCATAGGCCAAAAGCCCTTCCTGGCCGTAGATGGCCAGGGAAACCCGGTGGCGGTTTTCCACCAGCTCCCCGCGGTAGGCGTAGACCCAAGCGTTCACCCTCCAAGTCTACGCCGGGCCTCGCGCCAAAGGGGGTGCCAGTCCAGGCCCAAATAGGGGGAAGGAAAGGGGGCCAGCTTGGCCTCCGCCTTGCGCAGGTTCCTCAAGCCCCCCTGGCCCAGGCTGGCCTGGTGCAGGGCAGCGGCCAGGAGGAGGAGCCCCTGCAGAAAGGGGCGCTCCTCCCCCCTCGCCTCCCGCCAGGCCTCCTCCAGGACCTCGTGGGCCTCAAAGTACCTTTCCTGGGCAAAAAGCCGCTGGGCTTCCTCGAGGGCCTGCATCTACGCCCTCCACCCCCCGCCCGCCACGGGAGGGAAGAGGTCCAAGGTGGCCTCCGGGGATAAAGGGGTGGCCAGGCCCTGGAGGTAGCGCACGTCCCGGCCCTCCAGGAAGACCGAAACCCGCTCGGCCAGCTCCCCCCCCTCAAAGAGCTCCTCCCTCAGGGCGGGGTAAAGGCGGATGAGGTGCTCCAGCACCTCCCCCACGGTGCTTCCCTCTATCTCCAGGTAGCTTTTCCCGGTGAGGTCGCGGAAAGTCGCGTAAAGGTTGACCTTGGGCATACCCCGAGTCTAAAGGAAACCCCGGCCCAAGGCCGGGGCCCTGAATCCCAGGGGGATCAGTCCGCCGCCTGGGAGAGGATGCCCAGCTCCCGCAGCTTGGCCGGGGGTACCACGCCCCTCTCCCAGCCCCGCTCCTGGTAGTACTCCTGGAGCATAAGGTCCAGCTCGGCCACCTGGCCCTTGGAGCCGGCGCTATCCGAAGGCTCCTTCAGGAAGCGCTCGGGCAGGTAGTCCGAGCCCTCGGCCCAGCCCGCCAGGTTGTTGTAGTAGCGCTCCAGGTTGTAGATGCGCTCGCCGATGCGGAGCACGTCCTCGGCGCTCACGGGACGGCCCCAGTAGGCGGAAAGCTGCTTGGCGTAGGTCTCGGGGTCCTCGGCAAACTGGCTGAACTTGCAGAGGTCCAAGGAGTCGGTAAAGGCGGAGAGGTCCTGGAAAAGCTTGGTGAGCTTGCCCTTCCCCTCCCAGGCCAGGGGGTCGGTCTTGTAGGGCACCCCCAGGATCTCCGAGGCCGGGGTGTAGGCCCGCAGGTGGCAGGCCCCCCGGTTGGAGGTGGCGTAGGCGATGCCCATGCCCTTGAGGCCCCGGGGGTCGTAGGCGGGGATGGACTGGCCCTTGACCTCCAAGGCGATCTCGGGGTGGCCGATGGCCTTGGCGAAGCGGGCCGGGCCCTCGGCCAGCATATCCCCTACCCCCTTGCGGTAGGCGATGGCCTCGAGGATCCGGATCTCCCCCTCCTTGTCGCCGAAGCGGATCCCATCAGACCCCTGGTAGTACCCCTTCTCCGTGGCCTCCATGAGGACGGCCACCGCGTTGCCGGCCTCAATGGTGTCCATCCCGTAGGCGTTGCAGAGGTAGATGGCGTACCCGGTCCAGTCGGTGTCCGTGTGGCCGGCTTGGGCCCCCAGGGCCCAGGCGGACTCGTACTCGTAGGACTCAAAGCGGATGGTCTTGCCGTCCACGTGGACCTCCACCATCTTCTTGCAGGCCACGGGACAGGCGTGGCAGGTGTTGTCCTGGATGAGGCGGTGCTCGCGGATGTACTCCCCGGAGATCTTCTCCGCCCCCTCAATGGAGGTGTGCTGGGCGTTGAAGGTGGGCAGGGCCCCCATGACGTTGGTGATGTTCATGAGGACGTTGGTGCCATAGAGGGAAAGCCCGCCCTTCTTGGGGGCGGTGACGTTCTTGGGGTCGTTGATGGCCGCCGAGGCCAGCCGGTCCGCCTCCCGCCAAAGCTCCTTGTCCTGGGGCTGGGGCATCTGGTCCTGCTTACCCACCACCACAATGGCCTTGAGCTTCTTGCTCCCCGCCACCGCCCCCGTCCCCCCGCGGCCTGCAGCCCGCTCGTCGTTGTTGACCCAGTTGGCGAAGCGCACCAGGTTTTCCCCCGCGGGGCCGATGGCCATCACGTCGGCCTCCTCCCCGTGGCGCTCGCGGAGGAGGCGGTGGACCTCGTGGGTGGTCTTGCCCCAGAGGTCGGAGGCGTCGTGGATGGAAACCTCCCCGTCCTTGACCAGGAGGTAGACGGGCTTGTCCGAAGCCCCCTTGATGAGGAGGCCGTCAAACCCCGCCCACTTGAGCTTGGCCGCGGTCCACCCCCCCATGTGGCTGTCCGTCACGGTGCCCGTGAGGGGGCTTTTGGTGACCACCGCCAGGCGCCCGGACATCTTGGCCCGGGTGCCGGAGAGGGGGCCATTCATGATGGCGAGAAGGTTCTCCGGGCCCAAGGGGTCCACCTGGGGGCCGTTGTCAAAGACGTACTTGACCCCCAGGCCCCGCCCCCCCACGTACATCTCCAGGTCCTTGGGGTCGGGGGCGAAGTACTCCACCTGTCCGGTGCTCAGGTCGATACGGGCCAGCTTATGGGCATATCCGCCGAGCATCCCTTACCTCCTTTTAGGGCCAGGAAGGCCGCGCCCATGGCTTGGAAAGGTGCGCATGGCTGCCCAGGTTCGGCTGGATTATACCACCTGCCCGGGGGGAAAATGTAAAGGCGACCAGGATAATGGGAGCATGCTGGCCCTAGCCGGTGAGGTCCTCCTGGACCTCCTGTGGGAAGAGGCGACCCCTTGGCGCTTCCAGGGCGTCCTGGGGGGCTCGGTCCTCAACACGGCCACGGCCCTACGCCGCCTGGGCTTTCCCGTGCGCCTCCTCTCGGAGCTGGGTTCGGACTGGCTTTCCCGCCGCTGCGAGGCGGAGATGGAGGCGCGGGGGCTGGAGCTTCGCCTCCTCCGCCACCCCGAGGCCATGCCCCTGGCCCTGGTCCAACCCAATCCCCAAGGGGAGGCGGCCTATAGCTTCCACCTTCCCTTCCGGGCCCCCTACAGCCCCGAGCCGGGAAGCCTTAGGGGGGCCAAGGTCTTCCACTTCGCCTCCCTCTTCGCCCTGGACCCCAGGACGGAAGGGGGCCTGGCGGCCCTGCTGGAAGAGGCGCGGGGGGAAGGGGCCCTCCTCGCCTTTGACCCTAACCTGCGCCGCCCTCCCACCCCGGAGGAAAGGCGGCGCCTTTGGGGCTACTTCCACCAGGTGGACCTCCTCAAGCTCTCCCTGGAGGATGCCCGCCTCCTCTTCCCGGAGGACCCCGTGGGAAGGGTAAGGAGACTTCCCCCCAGGCTCAAGGTCCTCACCCTGGGGGCAGAGGGGGCGGTGGCCTTTTTCCGGGGAGAAGCGGTGCGCCTCCCCGGGGAAGCGGTGGCGGTGGCGGACACCGTGGGGGCAGGGGATAGCTTCACCGCCGGGTTTCTCGCCCTCCTCCTCCGGCGGGGCTACACCCGGGCCAACCTGGACCGGCTACGCCCAGAGGACCTGGAGGAGGCCCTCCGGGGGGGCATCGCCCTCGGCGCCTTGGCCTGCACCGTGCGGGGGGCAGGGCTGCCCGAGGCGGGGCTTGCCGCCTGGAAGAAGGCCTACCTAGGGGATTAGGAGGACCTTGCCCGTGGTCTTCCGCCCCTCCAGGGCCTGGTGGGCTTCCTGGGCCCTTTCCAGGGAGAACTCAGCCCCGATCCGCACCCTAAGCCAGCCCTCCCGCAGGGCCTGGAAAACCTCCCCCGCGCGGAAGAGGAGCTCCTTGCGGCTCGCCGTGTGGTGGTGCAGGGTGGGCCGGGTGAGGAAGAGGCTTCCCTTACGGTTCAGCTCCTGGGGGTCCAGGGGGGGGACCGGCCCCGAGGACTGGCCGAAGAGGACCAGGTAGCCCCGGGGCCTGAGGGCCTCGAGGCTCCCCTGGAAGGTGGCCTGCCCCACCCCGTCGTAGACCACGTCCACCCCACCCCCGGAAAGGGCCTTCACCGCCTGGGCAAAGCCCTCGTAGGGCAGGGCGTAGTCTGCCCCCAGGGCCCGGGCCAGGGCCCGCTTCTCCTCGGTGCTGGCGGTGGCGTAAACCGTGGCCCCCAGGCGCTTGGCCCACTGGATGAGGAGGGTGCCCACCCCCCCGGCCCCGGCGTGCACCAGGACCTGGTCCCCCGGGGCCACGGGGTAGGTGCTCTTGAGGAGGTAGTGCACGGTCATGCCCTGGAGAAGGCTGGCGGCGGCCAGCTTGGGGTCCAGCCCCTCGGGCAGGGGCACGAGCCTTTCCGCGGGCACCACCTGGTACTCCGCATAGGCTCCCTGGACGTTGGCGAAGGCCACCCGGTCCCCCGGGCGCACCCCCTCCACCCCCTCCCCCACCCGCTCCACCACGCCCGCCCCCTCCTCCCCCAGGGTGAAGGGGAGGGGCATGGGGTAGAGGCCCCTGCGCTTGTAGGTGTCGATGTAGTTGACCCCGATGGCCAGAAGCCGCACCAGGACCTCCCCCGGGCCTGGCTCGGGCAGGGGAAGCTCCTCCAGCCGCATGACCTCCGGCCCGCCCACCTGGTGTACCCGTATGGCCCTCATGCAAGGAGTTTATCCGAAGAGGGGCCGGGGGACCCCCTTGACGGATTTAACTTTGTGTCGCAAAGCTATTTGTAGGAGGTAAAGCATGCGGCGCCTAGCGGCAGGCCTACTCCTCCTCCTGGCTCCGGCCTGGGCGGGAGGCCTGAGGTACGGCTTCCTGGGCTACCAGGGCGGATTCCAGGGGGGTGGGGGCGGTTTGGGCACGGTGCGGCTGGAGGGCCTCCCTTGGGCCTTCGGGGGGGAGGGGTATGGGGGAGCGGGCCAGCGGGGAGGGATTTTCTACACCGGGCCCCTCCTGCGGCTGGAAGGGGTCTACCTCCTTCCCCTCCTCGGCTTGGGCGGGGAGGAGCGGAACGGGGCCGGGGGGTTCCTGGTGGAGGTGGGGGTACGGGCCTTCTACTTCCCCCAGGGAACCGGCCCCCTCCTGGGCCTGGGGCTGGGGTACGGCCTGGGTAGGGGCGGCCCCTACCTGCGCCTCCTCTTCGGGGGTGGAGCGCCATGAGGGAGGTGAGGGAGGAAGCCAAGCGCCTCCTCCGGGCGGCCCAGGAAGCCGAGGCCCAGGGCCAGCTCCGCCTGGCCCTGCTGGACGGGTGGTTGCCCCTGGTCTGGGGCGGGGTTTTCGCCCTAGGGCACGCCCTAAGCGCGGCCAACCCCCTGTGGGCCAAGGGGTTCTGGTCCTTGGCTGCTCCCCTGGCCACCCTGCTCACCTTCTACCTGGGTTTCCGGCAGGGGACCTGGGTGGCCAGCGAGCGAGGCCTCCAGACCTTTGCCCTTTGGGGGCTTCTCACCCTCTTCGCCCTCTTGCACTGGCTTCCCCTCCTGCCCCCCAAGGGGGTGGCCGGCCAGAGCTTCCTGGTGAGCCTGGCGGCCTTCGGCTTGGCCTTCACCGGGGTCCTCTGGCGGGCCTGGGGGGTGGTGGGGGCGGGGCTTGGGCTTTTCCTCCTGGACCTCCTCCTCTTCCGCCTCCTTCCCCAGGCCTTCCATCCAGGGATGGCCCTGGCCGGCCTCCTGGCCCTGGTCTACGGAGCGGCATGGCGCCGGCGCTGGACCCCCTGATCCACCAGGAAACCCGGCTCCGCCTGATGGCCCTCCTGGCCGGCCTGGGGGAGGGGGTGCGGGTGGAGTTCGGCTGGCTGAAGGAGGCCCTGGGCCTCACGGAGGGCAACCTTTCCAGCCACCTGCAGAGGCTGGAGGAGGGGGGGTATGTGGGGGTGGAGAAGGGCTACCAGGGCCGCCGGCCCAGGACCTGGGTGTGGCTCACCCCGAGGGGCCTCGAGGCCTACCGCGCCTACCGGGCCCTCCTCCTGGAGATCCTGAAGGACGGGGGGGCAGGGTAGGGGCTTAAAATCTCCCCATGTGGCCCCTTTTCGCCCTGGTCCTAGGCCTCCTGGTGGGCTCCTTCCTCAACGTGGTGATCGGGCGGTTGCCTAAGGGAAAGTCCATCCTCTTTCCCCCTTCCCACTGCCCCCAGTGCGGCCACCGCCTGGGCCCTTCCGACCTCATCCCCCTCCTCTCCTACCTCTTCTTGCGGGGGCGGTGCCGCTACTGCGGGAAGCCCATCCCCCTCCGCTACCCCCTGGTGGAGGGGCTTACCGGGGGGCTTTTCCTCCTCGCCGCCCTCTTCTACCCCCCCTCCCTCGAGGCCTTCCTGGTCTTCGCCTTCCTGGCCTTCCTGGTGGCCCTCGCCTTCATTGACCTAGACACCTACGAGCTACCGGATGGGCTCACCTATGGCCTCCTGGGGCTTGGCCTCCTCTTTGCCTATGCCCTCGCCTTTCCCCTTCCCTTCCCCGAGGCCCTGGACGGGGCCCTGATGGCCGCCGGGGGGCTAGGCCTGGTCGCCGGGTACGGGGGGCTTTTCCTCAGGCGCTTCCGGGAAGGGAAGGCCGAGGTGCCCGTGGGCCCCCACCAGGTGCACATGGCCGCCCTCTTGGGCCTCCTCCTGGGGCCGGGGGTGGGGATGGCCCTAGCCTTCCTAAGCTGGGCCCTTTCCGCCCGCACAGGGAGGCCCGTGGTCCTCCCCGACCGCCTCACCCTCCCCCTCCTCCCCCTGGCCCTTCTCCTCACCCCCCTTCTCGGCCTTTCCCCCCTCGAGGCCTTAAGGGGAAGCCTCCTGGCCGCCGGGGGGCTCGCCCTGGCCGGGGGGCTTTACTGGGCCTTCCGCACCCTCCCCGAAGGGGAAGAGGAGGAGGAGCCCGTGGCCATGGGCTATGGGGACGTGAAGCTCTTGGGGGCCCTAGGGGCCTGGCTTGGGGCCTACAGCTTCCTGGCCCTTTTCCTCGGGGTCTTCGCCGGGGCCTTCCTGGGCCTACTCCTTCGGCAACGGAAGCTTCCCTTTGGCCCCTACCTGGCCCTTGGGGGGGTGGTGGCCTTCTTCTTTGGCGAGGGCCTTTGGCGGGCCTACCTGGCCTGGCTCGGGCTATAGTGGGGGGCGTGGAAGGGAAGTCCCTAGGCGAAGCCCTGGGGGAGGTCCTGGCCCGTCGCCGCAGCGTCCGCCGCTTCAAGCCCCTCCCCATTCCCCAAGAAGACCTGGAAAGGCTCCTTTTCGCCCTGCAGCGGGCCCCCACGGACGCCAGCGCCCAGCTGTACACCGCCATCCGGGTCCGGGACCCGGGGCTGCGGGAGAGGGTGGCGCGGCTTTCTGGGGACCAGGAGCACATCCGGCAGGCGGCGGAGTTCTTCGTCTTCCTGGCCGACGTGCACCGCCTGGAAAGGCTTCTCGCCCACCGGGGGGAGAGGATGGCCCGCTGGCCCAGGACCGCCCTCCATTTCGCCATCCTGGACGCGGGCCTGGCCGCCGCCTACCTGGCCCTCACCGCCGAGGCCCTGGGGTATGGGGTCTGCTTCATCGGCGGGGTGCTGAACGGGGTGGGGGAGCTGGTGGACCTCCTCGGCCTGCCCCCGAGGGTCCTGCCCGTGGTGGGCCTGGCCGTGGGGATACCGGACGAGGAGGGCCCACCACGGCCCAGGCTGCCCCGGGGGCTGGTGGTCCACGAGGACCGTTACCGCCCCTACACCCCGGAGGACCTCGAGGCCGCCTACGGGGCCATGGCCCCCTACAGCCGGGTGGGGGACTGGGGCCGGGTCTTAAGGCGCTACTTCGCCCAGGGGGGGACCATGGAGGAGCGGGAAGGGCCTTACGGCCGCACCCTGGCCCGCCAGGGCCTAGACCCCGACCTGCCGACGGGAGCGGCCTTTTACTCCCTAGGGGCCCTTTTGGAGGAAGCCCTGGCCGAGGCCCAGGGCGTCCTCTTCCGCCCAGGCGAAGCCTGGCTGGAGCGGGAAACCGAGGCCTTCCGCGGGGAAGGGAAGCCGGCAGAAGCCCTGCTCACCGCCTTGCGCAAGGCCCGGGGAGAGGTTTCGGACTGGCCCTAAGCTATTTCCGGGCCTCCTGCGGGGGCCTTCTTGCCCCCCGGTAGGCCTTCTGGTAGTGGGGGGCGAGGAGGCTCTCGATGACCACCCGGCTCCCGTAGCTGCTGGCGTGGGCGAACACCCCCCGGCCCAGGTAGAGGCCCACGTGGTCCACCTCCTTGCCGCCGAAGCTGAAGAAGACCAGATCCCCGGGCCTTAGGTCCTCCACGGGAAGGAGGGCCCCGTACTGTTCCCGGGTGGTGCGGGGCAGGGCCACCCCCAGCTCGGCGTAGACCTGGGCCACAAAGGCCGAGCAGTCCAAGGCGGTGGGGGAGGCCGCCCCGTACTTGTAGGGCACCCCCAGGTAGCGGAGCACGATCCGCAAAAGGGGGTTCTCCGGGTCGTAATCCTCCTTGTCCCCTGGGGCCTCCTGCGTCCGCCCCTCCCTGTACAAGCCCCCTTCCTGGGGGGAGGAGGCCCTTGGCGGAAGGCGCAGGACCTGCCCCACCTTAAGCTCCGGGGAAGGGAGGCCGTTGAGGCGCATCAGCTCCTCCACCGTGGTCCCGTAGCGCCGGGCCAAGGAGAAGAGGGTGTCCCCAGGGGCCACCACGTGGGTGGCCTCGAGGGCGCGCACGCGCAGGACCTGCCCGGGCTGGATGAGGAAGTTCTCCAGCCCATTGAGGCGCATGAGGGCCTCCACCGTGGTCCCGTAGCGCCGGGCGATGGCAAAAAGGGTGTCCCCGGGGGCCACGGTATGGGTCTCCTCCTGGGCGGGTTGGGCCAAGGCCAGGAAGAGGAGGAAGGCCAGGGCGGAAAGCCGGGGCATAGGGCCATTCTACCCGGGCCACCCCCTTGGCCTAGGGCCCGGGGGTGTGCTAGAATCCCCAAGGCGGGGGCCGTTAGCTCAACTGGCAGAGCACCGGTCTCCAAAACCGGGGGTTGGAGGTTCGAGTCCTTCACGGCCCGCCAGATGGCCCTTCGGGGCCTTTTTTTATGGGAGCGTACCAGGTCTTGATCGTGGGTGCCGGCTTCGCCGGCAGCGAGGCCGCCTACCGGCTGGCGCAAAGGGGGGTGCGGGTGGGCCTCCTCACCCAGAGCCTGGACTCGGTGATGATGCCCTTCCTGCCCCCTACCCCCCCCTTCCCCCCAGGAAGCCTCTTGGAGGGGGCCTATGACCCCCAGGACCCCAGGGTCTGGGCCTTCCACGCCCGGGCCAAGTACTTCCTGGAGGGGGAGCCCCGCCTTCACCTCTTCCAGGCCACGGCCACGGGCCTCCTCCTAGAGGGGGAAAGGGCGGTAGGGGTGACCACCTGGGAAGGGCCTTCCGTGCGGGCCGAGCGGGTGGTCCTGGCGGTGGGAAGTTTCCTGGGGAGCACCCTGCGGATGGGGGCGGTGGAGGAGGAGGCGGGCCGGCTCTCCGAGGCCAGCTACCCCGACCTCTTCGCCCACCTCCAGGAGCTGGGGTTCCGCTTCCAGGTACGGGAGGGGGAGGTGCCGGAAACCCCCTCCACCCCGGGGTACCGGGTGCGCTACCACGCCTTCCTCCCCGAGGAGTGGGAGGAGGCCACCTTCCGCCTACGGCGCCTTGGGGGGCTTTACGCCGTGGGGCTTTGCGTCCGGGAGGGCCCCTACGCCCTCATGAGCCAGGAAGGCCTGCGCCTGGCGGAGCACCTTCTCCATGAGCTTGGGTAAGGGCTTTTGCCCTGGCTCCTCCCCTTCCCCGTCCCAAAGGGCCCCGTAGACGGCCACCCTAAGCCGCCGGTGGGTGAGGGCGTGGACCACCTGGCCCAAGGGGCGGGGCTCCACCCCCAGGGCCTTGGCCCTTGCCTCCAGCTCCCCTTCCGGGAAGAGGGGGACCCCATAAAGCCCGGGGAAACGCCCCTCCAGGCGCTCCAGGTAAACCCCCTTGCGCCCCCGGAGGACCAGGGCGGCCAGGCGCTCCTCGAGGACCCGGCGCCTTCGCGGCCTGGGGTAACGGGCCGCTTCCCCCTGGCCCTGGCAGAAAGGCGCCAGGGGACAGGAGGGGCAAAGGGGGGCCTTGGGCAAGCAGACCGTGGCCCCCAGCTCCATGAGGGCCTGGTTCCACTCCCCTGGGTCCACCCCCTGGGGCAAGAGGCCCTGGGCCAGGAGGCGGAGCTCCTTGGGGGAAGGGTCCTCCTGGGCGAAGAGCCGGGCCAGGACCCGACGCACGTTCCCGTCCACCGCCGCCACCCGCTCCCCAAAGGCCATGGAGGCCACGGCCGCCGCGGTATAAGGGCCCAGGCCGGGAAGCCTCACCAGCGCGGCGTAGGTGCGGGGCAGGTCCCCCTGCTGGCAGGCCAGGCGGTGGAGGTAGAGGGCCCGGCGGTAGTACCCCGCCCCCTGCCACACCCGGAGCACCTCCTCCAGGGGGGCCTCGCCCAGGGCCTTCAGGGTGGGGAAACGCTCCAGGAAGCGGTGGTAGTAGGGGATGGCCTGGGCGGTGCGGGTCTGCTGCAGGAGCACCTCGGAGACCAGGATGCGGTAGGGGTCCTTCTCCCCCCGCCAGGGCAGGAGGCGGGCGTGGGCCCGGTACCAAAGGAGGAGGGCTTCGGCCAGCACAGGGTTAGGGAAAAAGGCGCCGGTGCTCCACCATGAGGCAGCGGTCGGCCACCAGGGGGATGCCCGCCTCGCGCAAGGCCGCCTCAAAGCCCGGGTGGCGGATCCCCGACTGGAGCCACACCAGGCCCGGGCGCAGGGCCAGGACCTCCTCCAGGTGGTCCATGAGGGCCTCCGGGGGGCGGAAGACGTCCAGGAGGTCCACGGGTTCCCCAAGCTCCCGCAGGCTCGCCACCACCCGCTCGCCAAAGAGCTCCTCCCCGGCGAAACGGGGGTTCACGGGCAGGATGCGGTAGCCCCGCTCCCAAAGGTATTTGGGCACGTAGTGGGCAGGGCGGCTAGGGTCCCTGTGGGCGCCCAATACGGCGATGGTCCGAGCCTTCTCCAGATATGCCCTGAGTTCACTGGCGTTCATGGCCGGTAATCCAAGGGGCGCAGGTAAAACTCCCCGATGGCCGTGGAGGAGAGGAGGGCCACGGTGGGCAAGGCCCGCTTCCAATGGCTACGGTTCACCCGCTCCTTTACCCGCAGGACCTCCTCCTCGGTGTAACCCAGGCCCAGGATGTAGGCGTCGGGGTACCCCTTCAGGTAGTGCTCCAGGATCACGTCGGCCCGCAGGTAGCGCACCCCCAGGTCCCCTTCGTCCGTCTGGCCGGGGATGAGGTCGGCGGTGGGGACCTTCTTTACCACCACCTCCGGCACCCCCAGGTAGCGGGCCAGGCCCCAGACCTGGGTCTTGTACAGGTCCCCCAAGGGGTTTAGGGGAGGGGAGTCGTCCCCGTGCCAGGTGTAGTAGCCGAAAAGCCGTTCCGTCTTGTTCCCCGTGCCCAGGGGCAGGGCCCGGTAGGCCTCGGCCTTGTCAAAGAGGACCATCATCCGGGCCCGGGCCATGAGGTTGCCCTTGCGGTGGGGGGTGAGGCCGGGGGTCTTCTCCGCGTACCCCTCCACCATAGGGGTAATGTCCACCTCCTCCAGCTCCACCCCAAAG encodes:
- a CDS encoding CoA-binding protein, translating into MNASELRAYLEKARTIAVLGAHRDPSRPAHYVPKYLWERGYRILPVNPRFAGEELFGERVVASLRELGEPVDLLDVFRPPEALMDHLEEVLALRPGLVWLQSGIRHPGFEAALREAGIPLVADRCLMVEHRRLFP
- a CDS encoding NAD+ synthase, with product MRILEAPKAQEVLELNWPLVADFLTRFLREELAWRGYERALVAVSGGVDSATTLALAVRALGPDRVHALFLPHRDSSPLSREHAYLVAGTFGVELEEVDITPMVEGYAEKTPGLTPHRKGNLMARARMMVLFDKAEAYRALPLGTGNKTERLFGYYTWHGDDSPPLNPLGDLYKTQVWGLARYLGVPEVVVKKVPTADLIPGQTDEGDLGVRYLRADVILEHYLKGYPDAYILGLGYTEEEVLRVKERVNRSHWKRALPTVALLSSTAIGEFYLRPLDYRP